One genomic segment of Thunnus albacares chromosome 18, fThuAlb1.1, whole genome shotgun sequence includes these proteins:
- the st8sia3 gene encoding sia-alpha-2,3-Gal-beta-1,4-GlcNAc-R:alpha 2,8-sialyltransferase, translating into MRCAWVLAVSSSWTWPVSDPLVRGGRCPQRGKMVRIASALGLVMFSVALLILSLISYVSIKKDFLLSTPRYGPNGGPRMYMFHAGFRSQLAMKYLDPAFTPLTNALSEDLQNSSKWRYNSTAFIQQRNEISQYIDIPHNFTLTRSSVRIGQLMHYDYSSHKYVFSIGENFRSLLPEVSPILNKHYNVCAVVGNSGILTGSRCGTQIEKFDFVFRCNFAPTEIFKKDVGRRTNMTTFNPSILEKYYNNLLTVQDRNNFFLSLKKLDGAILWIPAFFFHTSATVTRTLVDFFVEHRGQLKVQLAWPGNIMQYINNYWKTKQLSPKRLSTGILMYTLASSMCDQIHLYGFWPFGWDPNTGKELPYHYYDKKGTKFTTKWQESHQLPAEFKLLYKMHTEGLLKLSLSHCA; encoded by the exons ATGCGGTGCGCCTGGGTGCTCGCTGTCTCCTCGTCCTGGACCTGGCCGGTCAGTGATCCTCTGGTCCGGGGGGGCCGCTGCCCGCAGAGAGGCAAGATGGTGCGGATCGCCAGCGCGCTGGGGCTCGTCATGTTCAGCGTGGCGCTGCTCATCCTGTCGCTCATCAGCTACGTGTCCATCAAGAAGGACTTCCTGCTCAGCACCCCCAGATACGGACCTAATGGAGGACCCAGGATGTATATGTTCCACGCCGGCTTTCG CTCCCAGCTGGCAATGAAGTATCTGGATCCAGCTTTCACTCCTCTGACAAACGCTCTCAGCGAGGACCTGCAGAACTCCTCTAAATGGAGGTACAACAGCACTGCTTTTATACAGCAGAG GAATGAGATTTCTCAGTACATCGACATTCCCCACAACTTCACGCTGACACGAAGCTCGGTGCGAATTGGACAGCTGATGCACTATGACTATTCGAGCCACAAGTATGTCTTCTCCATTGGCGAGAACTTCCGCTCACTCCTCCCTGAGGTCTCGCCAATCCTCAACAAGCACTACAACGTCTGCGCAGTGGTCGGCAACAGTGGCATCCTTACTGGCTCTCGCTGTGGTACCCAAATTGAGAAGTTTGATTTTGTCTTCCGCTGCAACTTTGCGCCGACGGAAATCTTTAAGAAGGATGTTGGGCGGCGGACCAACATGACGACCTTTAACCCGAGTATCCTTGAGAAATACTACAACAATCTACTGACTGTGCAGGACAGGAACAACTTCTTCCTAAGCTTGAAGAAGCTGGATGGTGCCATCCTGTGGATCCCGGCGTTTTTCTTCCACACGTCGGCCACAGTAACCAGGACACTGGTTGACTTCTTTGTGGAACATCGAGGTCAGCTGAAGGTCCAGCTGGCCTGGCCTGGAAACATCATGCAGTACATCAACAA CTACTGGAAAACCAAGCAGCTGTCGCCGAAGCGCCTCAGCACCGGGATCCTGATGTACACGCTGGCATCCTCCATGTGTGACCAGATTCACCTGTACGGCTTCTGGCCCTTTGGCTGGGACCCAAACACGGGTAAGGAGCTGCCATACCACTACTATGACAAGAAGGGCACCAAATTCACCACCAAATGGCAGGAGTCTCATCAGCTCCCAGCCGAGTTCAAGCTCCTCTACAAGATGCATACGGAGGGACTGTTGAAGCTCTCCCTTTCCCACTGCGCTTAG